From a region of the Zingiber officinale cultivar Zhangliang chromosome 4B, Zo_v1.1, whole genome shotgun sequence genome:
- the LOC121976175 gene encoding ankyrin repeat domain-containing protein 13C-like, translating to MEDPSLYSHSPAHLAVLRRDHVALKRIVAELPDLPKAGEVTTEEESLAGELTADAVSAVIDRRDVPHRETPLHLAVRLRDPISSEILMSAGADWSLQNENGWSALQEAICTREDSIAMIIARRYQPLAWAKWCRRLPRIVSSIERIQDFYMEITFNFESSVIPFIGRIAPSDTYRIWKRGANLRADMTLAGFDGFRIQRADQTVLFLGQGAPAENGHPQLPTGSLIVLAHKEKEITNALEGAGAKPTEKEVAHEVALMSKTNMFRPGIDVTQAELIPHLSWRRHEKTEMVGNWKTKVYDMLHVMVSVKSRRVPGAMTDEELFTMDHERRVNGADVDGELNEILTPEERMQLDSALRMNNSQGFDKLEGNNGLHDNLVNSESSGVTKEKKNWSVWSNNKTSKNDGAEDTAGLKTKNSKFPENGHHKTKLAKDTGDAKKGKEKGTKKSGHNESSKHESEFKKGLRPILWLTRDFPLKTDELLPLLDVLANKVKAVRRLRELLTTKLPQGTFPVKLAIPIVPTIRVLVTFTKFKELQQSDEFSTPPSSPTLLQESKAKETEESESDSWYSWMRGNRSGQTSDSNDVQSLKDEIDPFHIPSEYTWIDAKEKKRRLKAKKRKNKPVASRKQSSKSSDDHQLVDGFV from the exons ATGGAGGATCCGTCCTTGTACAGTCACAGTCCGGCCCATCTTGCTGTATTACGAAGAGATCACGTTGCCCTCAAGCGGATCGTTGCCGAACTCCCTGACCTCCCCAAGGCTGGGGAGGTCACCACTGAGGAGGAATCCCTTGCTGGTGAACTCACAGCTGACGCAGTCTCTGCGGTCATTGATCGCCGCGATGTTCCCCATCGGGAGACCCCTCTTCACCTTGCTGTCCGGCTTCGAGATCCTATTTCCTCTGAGATTCTCATGTCAGCCGGTGCAGATTGGTCTCTTCAGAATGAGAATGGCTGGTCTGCGCTCCAGGAGGCTATTTGCACCCGTGAAGATTCTATTGCCATGATTATTGCTCGGCGCTaccaaccccttgcttgggctaaGTGGTGCCGTCGACTCCCTCGCATTGTTTCATCCATTGAACGGATCCAAGATTTCTATATGGAGATCACATTCAACTTTGAGAGCTCAGTGATCCCATTTATTGGGAGGATTGCACCATCTGATACTTATCGAATTTGGAAGCGAGGTGCAAATCTCAGAGCTGACATGACATTGGCAGGGTTTGATGGATTCCGAATCCAGCGTGCTGATCAGACGGTCCTCTTCCTTGGTCAGGGTGCTCCTGCTGAGAATGGGCATCCACAGCTGCCTACTGGCTCTCTAATTGTGCTTGCTCATAAGGAGAAAGAGATCACAAATGCACTTGAAGGAGCTGGAGCCAAGCCCACAGAAAAAGAGGTGGCTCATGAGGTTGCTTTGATGTCTAAGACGAATATGTTCAGGCCGGGGATTGACGTAACTCAAGCTGAACTCATTCCTCATCTCAGTTGGCGGCGACATGAGAAAACTGAAATGGTTGGGAATTGGAAAACAAAGGTCTATGATATGCTTCATGTGATGGTGAGTGTGAAGTCAAGAAGGGTCCCTGGTGCTATGACCGATGAGGAGTTATTCACCATGGACCATGAAAGGAGGGTCAATGGTGCAGATGTTGATGGAGAACTCAATGAGATATTAACACCAGAGGAGAGGATGCAGTTGGATTCAGCACTTCGGATGAATAATTCTCAGGGTTTTGATAAATTGGAAGGAAATAATGGGTTACATGACAATCTAGTAAATTCTGAGTCAAGTGGTGTtaccaaggagaagaaaaattgGTCAGTATGGAGTAACAATAAGACGTCAAAGAATGATGGTGCTGAGGATACAGCTGGCCTAAAAACTAAAAACTCAAAGTTTCCAGAGAATGGACATCACAAAACGAAATTAGCAAAGGATACAGGAGATGCTAAGAAGGGGAAAGAAAAAGGCACTAAGAAGAGTGGTCACAACGAATCTAGCAAACATGAAAGTGAATTCAAGAAGGGTTTGAGACCAATTTTGTGGTTGACTCGTGATTTCCCTTTGAAAACAGATGAGCTACTTCCTCTACTTGATGTCTTAGCTAACAAGGTCAAGGCAGTGAGGAGGCTCAGGGAGCTTTTGACCACAAAGCTGCCTCAAGGCACATTTCCCGTTAAG TTGGCCATTCCAATCGTCCCTACTATCCGGGTCCTCGTCACCTTCACTAAATTCAAAGAGCTCCAACAATCTGATGAATTCTCAACCCCCCCTTCAAGCCCTACCCTTCTTCAGGAAAGCAAAGCCAAGGAAACAGAAGAATCAGAATCAGATTCCTGGTATTCATGGATGAGAGGCAACCGAAGTGGGCAGACTAGTGATAGCAATGATGTGCAAAGCTTGAAAGATGAAATCGATCCTTTTCATATTCCTTCAGAATATACCTGGATCGATGCAAAAGAAAAGAAGCGTCGACTGAAGGCCAAGAAGCGAAAGAACAAGCCAGTTGCCAGTAGAAAGCAATCCTCTAAAAGTTCAGACGATCACCAGTTGGTGGATGGTTTCGTATAA
- the LOC121976177 gene encoding ribokinase-like isoform X4 yields MAQMSSSSRIPSPPDNGVVLGCGAVSVDFLATVAAFPKPDDKIRSVNLKVEGGGNTGNALTCAARLGLKPRVISKVADDPQGRSMLEELEADGVDTSFMVVGKEGNSPFTYVIVDNQTKTRTCIHTPGNPPLVPEELTHANLSSALDGANLVYFDGRLWETALVVAQEASRRKISMLIDAERPREGLNDLLNLATYVVCSEKFPQTWTNAPSTASALISMLLRLPNLKFVIVTLGEKGCIMLERSTNEASGQEEVVVESLLESLKTSMDASSLLPICISSKSSLRISANGIGAVSGRLLLGKAEVIPPSELVDTTGAGDAFIGAVLYAICAGMSPEKMLPFASQVAAAGCRALGARSGLPKRTNPRLAPFWM; encoded by the exons AT GGCGCAGATGTCTTCTTCCTCGCGGATCCCTTCGCCTCCTGACAATGGAGTCGTG TTGGGTTGTGGCGCCGTGTCGGTGGATTTCCTGGCGACGGTGGCTGCCTTCCCCAAGCCTGATGACAAGATCCGCAGCGTCAACCTCAAG GTAGAAGGAGGTGGAAATACTGGGAATGCCTTGACCTGTGCTGCACGTTTGGGTTTAAAACCCAGGGTAATTTCAAAG GTAGCTGATGACCCTCAAGGGAGGAGTATGCTTGAGGAGCTTGAAGCAGATGGAGTAGATACTTCCTTTATGGTG GTTGGAAAGGAAGGAAATTCTCCGTTCACCTATGTAATAGTTGACAACCAAAC GAAAACTCGTACGTGTATTCATACTCCTGGAAATCCTCCATTGGTTCCAGAAGAGCTTACACATGCTAATTTATCATCTGCATTGGATGGTGCAAACCTTGTGTACTTTGATGGGAGGTTATGGGAAACTGCTTTAGTTGTTGCCCAAGAG GCAAGTAGAAGGAAAATTTCAATGTTAATTGACGCAGAAAGACCAAGAGAGGGATTAAATGATCTACTTAATTTGGCAACTTATGTTGTCTGCTCTGAAAAGTTTCCACAG ACGTGGACAAATGCCCCATCTACTGCAAGTGCATTGATATCCATGCTTCTAAGATTGCCTAATCTGAAATTTGTGATTGTGACCCTTGGAGAGAAGGGTTGTATAATGCTTGAAAGAAGTACAAATG AAGCTTCTGGGCAAGAGGAAGTAGTAGTTGAAAGTTTACTGGAATCACTAAAGACCAGCATGGATGCAAGTTCTCTTCTCCCAATATGTATATCATCAAAG TCTAGCTTGAGAATTAGTGCCAATGGAATTGGTGCAGTAAGTGGGAGGTTGCTTCTAGGAAAAGCAGAAGTCATCCCTCCATCAGAGCTGGTCGACACCACTGGTGCTGGGGATGCATTTATCGGAGCAGTTCTTTATG cCATATGCGCTGGCATGTCACCGGAGAAGATGCTTCCTTTCGCCTCACAAGTG GCTGCTGCTGGGTGCCGAGCTTTAGGCGCTAGAAGTGGCTTGCCTAAGCGCACAAATCCTAGATTAGCTCCATTTTGGATGTAG
- the LOC121976177 gene encoding ribokinase-like isoform X3: MKPSFLNPLQSLRPAPVLLPLLSRAQMSSSSRIPSPPDNGVVLGCGAVSVDFLATVAAFPKPDDKIRSVNLKVADDPQGRSMLEELEADGVDTSFMVVGKEGNSPFTYVIVDNQTKTRTCIHTPGNPPLVPEELTHANLSSALDGANLVYFDGRLWETALVVAQEASRRKISMLIDAERPREGLNDLLNLATYVVCSEKFPQTWTNAPSTASALISMLLRLPNLKFVIVTLGEKGCIMLERSTNEASGQEEVVVESLLESLKTSMDASSLLPICISSKSSLRISANGIGAVSGRLLLGKAEVIPPSELVDTTGAGDAFIGAVLYAICAGMSPEKMLPFASQVAAAGCRALGARSGLPKRTNPRLAPFWM, translated from the exons ATGAAGCCGTCCTTCCTCAACCCCTTGCAGTCTCTCCGCCCCGCCCCTgtccttctccctcttctctcgaG GGCGCAGATGTCTTCTTCCTCGCGGATCCCTTCGCCTCCTGACAATGGAGTCGTG TTGGGTTGTGGCGCCGTGTCGGTGGATTTCCTGGCGACGGTGGCTGCCTTCCCCAAGCCTGATGACAAGATCCGCAGCGTCAACCTCAAG GTAGCTGATGACCCTCAAGGGAGGAGTATGCTTGAGGAGCTTGAAGCAGATGGAGTAGATACTTCCTTTATGGTG GTTGGAAAGGAAGGAAATTCTCCGTTCACCTATGTAATAGTTGACAACCAAAC GAAAACTCGTACGTGTATTCATACTCCTGGAAATCCTCCATTGGTTCCAGAAGAGCTTACACATGCTAATTTATCATCTGCATTGGATGGTGCAAACCTTGTGTACTTTGATGGGAGGTTATGGGAAACTGCTTTAGTTGTTGCCCAAGAG GCAAGTAGAAGGAAAATTTCAATGTTAATTGACGCAGAAAGACCAAGAGAGGGATTAAATGATCTACTTAATTTGGCAACTTATGTTGTCTGCTCTGAAAAGTTTCCACAG ACGTGGACAAATGCCCCATCTACTGCAAGTGCATTGATATCCATGCTTCTAAGATTGCCTAATCTGAAATTTGTGATTGTGACCCTTGGAGAGAAGGGTTGTATAATGCTTGAAAGAAGTACAAATG AAGCTTCTGGGCAAGAGGAAGTAGTAGTTGAAAGTTTACTGGAATCACTAAAGACCAGCATGGATGCAAGTTCTCTTCTCCCAATATGTATATCATCAAAG TCTAGCTTGAGAATTAGTGCCAATGGAATTGGTGCAGTAAGTGGGAGGTTGCTTCTAGGAAAAGCAGAAGTCATCCCTCCATCAGAGCTGGTCGACACCACTGGTGCTGGGGATGCATTTATCGGAGCAGTTCTTTATG cCATATGCGCTGGCATGTCACCGGAGAAGATGCTTCCTTTCGCCTCACAAGTG GCTGCTGCTGGGTGCCGAGCTTTAGGCGCTAGAAGTGGCTTGCCTAAGCGCACAAATCCTAGATTAGCTCCATTTTGGATGTAG
- the LOC121976177 gene encoding ribokinase-like isoform X2 → MKPSFLNPLQSLRPAPVLLPLLSRAQMSSSSRIPSPPDNGVVLGCGAVSVDFLATVAAFPKPDDKIRSVNLKVEGGGNTGNALTCAARLGLKPRVISKVADDPQGRSMLEELEADGVDTSFMVVGKEGNSPFTYVIVDNQTKTRTCIHTPGNPPLVPEELTHANLSSALDGANLVYFDGRLWETALVVAQEASRRKISMLIDAERPREGLNDLLNLATYVVCSEKFPQTWTNAPSTASALISMLLRLPNLKFVIVTLGEKGCIMLERSTNASGQEEVVVESLLESLKTSMDASSLLPICISSKSSLRISANGIGAVSGRLLLGKAEVIPPSELVDTTGAGDAFIGAVLYAICAGMSPEKMLPFASQVAAAGCRALGARSGLPKRTNPRLAPFWM, encoded by the exons ATGAAGCCGTCCTTCCTCAACCCCTTGCAGTCTCTCCGCCCCGCCCCTgtccttctccctcttctctcgaG GGCGCAGATGTCTTCTTCCTCGCGGATCCCTTCGCCTCCTGACAATGGAGTCGTG TTGGGTTGTGGCGCCGTGTCGGTGGATTTCCTGGCGACGGTGGCTGCCTTCCCCAAGCCTGATGACAAGATCCGCAGCGTCAACCTCAAG GTAGAAGGAGGTGGAAATACTGGGAATGCCTTGACCTGTGCTGCACGTTTGGGTTTAAAACCCAGGGTAATTTCAAAG GTAGCTGATGACCCTCAAGGGAGGAGTATGCTTGAGGAGCTTGAAGCAGATGGAGTAGATACTTCCTTTATGGTG GTTGGAAAGGAAGGAAATTCTCCGTTCACCTATGTAATAGTTGACAACCAAAC GAAAACTCGTACGTGTATTCATACTCCTGGAAATCCTCCATTGGTTCCAGAAGAGCTTACACATGCTAATTTATCATCTGCATTGGATGGTGCAAACCTTGTGTACTTTGATGGGAGGTTATGGGAAACTGCTTTAGTTGTTGCCCAAGAG GCAAGTAGAAGGAAAATTTCAATGTTAATTGACGCAGAAAGACCAAGAGAGGGATTAAATGATCTACTTAATTTGGCAACTTATGTTGTCTGCTCTGAAAAGTTTCCACAG ACGTGGACAAATGCCCCATCTACTGCAAGTGCATTGATATCCATGCTTCTAAGATTGCCTAATCTGAAATTTGTGATTGTGACCCTTGGAGAGAAGGGTTGTATAATGCTTGAAAGAAGTACAAATG CTTCTGGGCAAGAGGAAGTAGTAGTTGAAAGTTTACTGGAATCACTAAAGACCAGCATGGATGCAAGTTCTCTTCTCCCAATATGTATATCATCAAAG TCTAGCTTGAGAATTAGTGCCAATGGAATTGGTGCAGTAAGTGGGAGGTTGCTTCTAGGAAAAGCAGAAGTCATCCCTCCATCAGAGCTGGTCGACACCACTGGTGCTGGGGATGCATTTATCGGAGCAGTTCTTTATG cCATATGCGCTGGCATGTCACCGGAGAAGATGCTTCCTTTCGCCTCACAAGTG GCTGCTGCTGGGTGCCGAGCTTTAGGCGCTAGAAGTGGCTTGCCTAAGCGCACAAATCCTAGATTAGCTCCATTTTGGATGTAG
- the LOC121976177 gene encoding ribokinase-like isoform X1, with product MKPSFLNPLQSLRPAPVLLPLLSRAQMSSSSRIPSPPDNGVVLGCGAVSVDFLATVAAFPKPDDKIRSVNLKVEGGGNTGNALTCAARLGLKPRVISKVADDPQGRSMLEELEADGVDTSFMVVGKEGNSPFTYVIVDNQTKTRTCIHTPGNPPLVPEELTHANLSSALDGANLVYFDGRLWETALVVAQEASRRKISMLIDAERPREGLNDLLNLATYVVCSEKFPQTWTNAPSTASALISMLLRLPNLKFVIVTLGEKGCIMLERSTNEASGQEEVVVESLLESLKTSMDASSLLPICISSKSSLRISANGIGAVSGRLLLGKAEVIPPSELVDTTGAGDAFIGAVLYAICAGMSPEKMLPFASQVAAAGCRALGARSGLPKRTNPRLAPFWM from the exons ATGAAGCCGTCCTTCCTCAACCCCTTGCAGTCTCTCCGCCCCGCCCCTgtccttctccctcttctctcgaG GGCGCAGATGTCTTCTTCCTCGCGGATCCCTTCGCCTCCTGACAATGGAGTCGTG TTGGGTTGTGGCGCCGTGTCGGTGGATTTCCTGGCGACGGTGGCTGCCTTCCCCAAGCCTGATGACAAGATCCGCAGCGTCAACCTCAAG GTAGAAGGAGGTGGAAATACTGGGAATGCCTTGACCTGTGCTGCACGTTTGGGTTTAAAACCCAGGGTAATTTCAAAG GTAGCTGATGACCCTCAAGGGAGGAGTATGCTTGAGGAGCTTGAAGCAGATGGAGTAGATACTTCCTTTATGGTG GTTGGAAAGGAAGGAAATTCTCCGTTCACCTATGTAATAGTTGACAACCAAAC GAAAACTCGTACGTGTATTCATACTCCTGGAAATCCTCCATTGGTTCCAGAAGAGCTTACACATGCTAATTTATCATCTGCATTGGATGGTGCAAACCTTGTGTACTTTGATGGGAGGTTATGGGAAACTGCTTTAGTTGTTGCCCAAGAG GCAAGTAGAAGGAAAATTTCAATGTTAATTGACGCAGAAAGACCAAGAGAGGGATTAAATGATCTACTTAATTTGGCAACTTATGTTGTCTGCTCTGAAAAGTTTCCACAG ACGTGGACAAATGCCCCATCTACTGCAAGTGCATTGATATCCATGCTTCTAAGATTGCCTAATCTGAAATTTGTGATTGTGACCCTTGGAGAGAAGGGTTGTATAATGCTTGAAAGAAGTACAAATG AAGCTTCTGGGCAAGAGGAAGTAGTAGTTGAAAGTTTACTGGAATCACTAAAGACCAGCATGGATGCAAGTTCTCTTCTCCCAATATGTATATCATCAAAG TCTAGCTTGAGAATTAGTGCCAATGGAATTGGTGCAGTAAGTGGGAGGTTGCTTCTAGGAAAAGCAGAAGTCATCCCTCCATCAGAGCTGGTCGACACCACTGGTGCTGGGGATGCATTTATCGGAGCAGTTCTTTATG cCATATGCGCTGGCATGTCACCGGAGAAGATGCTTCCTTTCGCCTCACAAGTG GCTGCTGCTGGGTGCCGAGCTTTAGGCGCTAGAAGTGGCTTGCCTAAGCGCACAAATCCTAGATTAGCTCCATTTTGGATGTAG